A genomic segment from Candidatus Leptovillus gracilis encodes:
- a CDS encoding GAF domain-containing protein, translated as MTEETNLSEAITPPSDKHRLMLLQAISLAVNQAESVDAAFTDVLAYICRFMRWPLGHVYVWSEATDELVSSRIWHMVDPVVFSSFRQLSEATQFQRGQGTLGRVWESGKAISILDVHTETMFRRKLPVEEGGIRAYFAFPVIVEGRVTAVLEFFSPEAVAPDEDIIAVITHVGALLGLAMRRQKTLARLRNSETQLAEAQRTAHIGHWEWDIVRDKVSWSPELYRIYGLSPDTPQITYQDFLAWIHPDDVAYTQQKVASAYQNGRSFDHFHRIIRSDGSMRVLHARGHPIYDHAGRIVKLYGTAQDMTELKETELTLAQTVRTLSALMEIGQTVSATLDLELIYERVLSLGRPLIKAEALILFLHKENMLEIVAMDQENIPDMRGVCLPSGSGIAGEVWRRGQPLLVKGEACIRQLSPILEGLTDYRPQTIIAAPVRWQDKAIGVLEAIHQEIDTFDEEDMQLLETVASWTAIAIGNAHQYEQLQRRLMESDAITTISNALIETLDLDELLQLIVNKVQSIIPEADWAVIHLLQTKTNTLELAASAGIEVAAAAHLMDLGKGIAGEVITHGGVINIADMQTDPRRLTIDASINAHSLLVAPVESRQSRIGTISVQCATPSAFTTDDERLLTIFGIQAGMAIENARLYAAQQKARQKAEKQRERMRHMARRVVEAQEKERARIARELHDESGQSLTSLKISLDLLRSLLPPEMMEIKENLGDVLSLVDKTMNNLRLLAHNLRPPGLDAYGLDAALAGLCHDFQTHTTLQVTYTGIDLPNLAALPALSLYRFAQEALTNAAKHAQATWMKVTLNLELDMIILLVEDNGEGFSPPDIEESLPTQGAGLVGMIERLEMVNGRLHIESIPGQGSRLTAVVPFMAEET; from the coding sequence ATGACAGAAGAAACCAATCTATCCGAAGCAATCACGCCCCCATCCGACAAGCACCGCCTGATGCTGCTGCAAGCTATTTCTCTCGCCGTCAACCAGGCAGAAAGCGTTGATGCCGCCTTCACCGATGTTCTTGCTTACATTTGTCGCTTTATGCGCTGGCCTTTAGGGCATGTCTATGTCTGGTCAGAGGCCACTGACGAGCTTGTTTCCAGCCGTATCTGGCATATGGTGGACCCGGTTGTATTTTCCTCTTTCCGCCAGTTGAGCGAAGCCACGCAGTTCCAACGCGGGCAAGGTACTTTGGGACGGGTTTGGGAAAGCGGCAAAGCTATTTCCATTTTGGATGTCCATACTGAAACGATGTTTAGGCGAAAGCTGCCGGTTGAAGAGGGGGGCATTCGCGCCTATTTTGCTTTTCCGGTGATAGTGGAGGGGCGGGTAACGGCCGTTCTTGAATTTTTCTCCCCCGAAGCAGTCGCGCCTGACGAGGACATCATCGCTGTCATCACGCATGTGGGCGCTTTGTTGGGCTTGGCAATGCGGCGTCAGAAGACCCTGGCGCGGTTACGCAACAGTGAAACCCAATTAGCCGAAGCGCAGAGGACGGCCCACATCGGTCATTGGGAATGGGATATCGTGCGCGACAAAGTTTCCTGGTCGCCTGAACTCTACCGTATTTATGGGCTGTCTCCAGACACCCCCCAGATCACCTATCAAGATTTCCTGGCCTGGATTCATCCTGACGATGTGGCGTATACGCAACAAAAAGTAGCCAGCGCCTACCAAAACGGCCGTTCCTTTGACCATTTCCACCGTATTATCCGCTCTGACGGCTCCATGCGTGTGCTTCATGCGCGAGGCCATCCCATTTATGATCATGCGGGCCGCATTGTCAAACTGTATGGCACAGCCCAGGACATGACCGAACTCAAAGAGACGGAGCTAACCCTGGCGCAGACCGTGCGCACCCTATCGGCCTTAATGGAAATTGGGCAGACAGTTTCGGCCACGCTAGATTTAGAATTGATTTATGAGCGGGTGTTGTCACTGGGACGGCCGTTAATCAAGGCCGAGGCGCTTATCCTATTTTTGCATAAGGAAAATATGCTCGAAATAGTCGCCATGGATCAGGAAAATATCCCTGATATGCGCGGCGTGTGTTTGCCTTCCGGCTCTGGCATAGCCGGTGAAGTATGGCGGCGTGGCCAGCCTCTTCTGGTGAAAGGAGAAGCTTGTATCCGCCAGTTATCGCCCATACTGGAAGGACTGACTGACTATCGGCCACAAACGATCATCGCCGCTCCCGTGCGCTGGCAGGATAAAGCAATAGGCGTATTAGAGGCGATTCATCAAGAGATAGATACTTTTGATGAGGAGGATATGCAGTTGCTAGAAACGGTGGCGTCCTGGACCGCCATCGCCATTGGCAACGCCCACCAGTATGAACAATTGCAGCGCCGCTTAATGGAAAGTGACGCCATAACCACCATCAGCAATGCCTTAATCGAAACGTTAGACCTGGACGAACTCCTGCAACTCATTGTCAACAAGGTGCAAAGCATCATCCCTGAGGCCGATTGGGCCGTCATTCATCTGCTGCAAACCAAAACAAACACCCTGGAATTAGCTGCCAGCGCCGGGATCGAGGTCGCCGCCGCGGCACACTTGATGGACTTAGGGAAAGGTATCGCGGGTGAGGTGATAACCCATGGCGGCGTGATCAATATCGCTGATATGCAGACCGATCCACGGCGTTTAACGATAGACGCCAGCATCAATGCCCATTCATTGCTGGTGGCTCCCGTGGAAAGCCGCCAAAGTCGCATCGGCACCATCAGCGTGCAGTGCGCCACGCCGTCTGCCTTTACCACCGATGATGAACGCTTATTGACGATCTTTGGCATACAAGCCGGCATGGCTATTGAGAACGCGCGGCTTTATGCGGCCCAACAGAAGGCTCGCCAGAAAGCGGAGAAGCAGCGTGAACGAATGCGCCACATGGCGCGGCGCGTCGTAGAAGCCCAGGAAAAGGAACGCGCCCGCATCGCGCGTGAGCTGCATGACGAGTCGGGACAATCGTTGACCTCTCTCAAAATCAGCCTGGATTTGCTCCGTTCTCTGCTGCCGCCAGAGATGATGGAGATCAAGGAGAACCTGGGTGATGTGCTTTCTCTTGTGGATAAGACGATGAATAATTTGCGGCTGCTGGCGCACAATTTGCGTCCACCTGGCCTGGATGCATATGGTCTGGATGCCGCCCTCGCCGGTCTTTGTCATGATTTTCAGACACATACAACGCTACAAGTGACTTATACAGGGATTGATCTGCCCAATCTGGCGGCGCTGCCGGCTTTGTCGTTGTATCGCTTTGCCCAAGAGGCGCTGACCAATGCGGCCAAACATGCTCAGGCGACATGGATGAAAGTGACGTTAAACCTGGAGTTGGATATGATCATTTTGCTGGTTGAAGATAATGGCGAGGGTTTTTCGCCGCCTGATATTGAAGAGTCGCTGCCAACACAAGGAGCTGGATTGGTAGGGATGATAGAACGCCTGGAAATGGTAAACGGCCGTTTACACATCGAATCCATACCAGGACAAGGCAGCCGGTTAACGGCCGTTGTGCCCTTTATGGCGGAGGAAACATGA
- a CDS encoding response regulator transcription factor, giving the protein MIHVIIAEDHNLVRQGVRALLEQSGDVQVVAEAATGEEAIQLTEIHKPEVVVMDLSMPRLDGAQAAERILDMNLPTQIIILSMHADTTMIQQLLRRGVKGYLLKDAVTEELLLAVRSVSQGKLFLSPTISDTVMTMLLSPSDPSAERMADLLTPREREVLQLVAEGHTNNDMADIMSISVKTVEKHRANVMSKLQVNDLASLIREAIKQGLIF; this is encoded by the coding sequence ATGATTCATGTCATCATTGCTGAAGATCACAATCTGGTACGCCAGGGTGTTCGCGCCTTGTTAGAGCAAAGCGGCGATGTGCAGGTTGTTGCCGAAGCCGCTACCGGCGAAGAAGCCATCCAATTAACGGAAATACACAAACCAGAGGTGGTGGTCATGGATCTGTCCATGCCGCGTTTAGACGGCGCGCAAGCTGCCGAACGGATTCTGGATATGAATCTGCCCACGCAGATCATCATCCTTTCCATGCACGCCGACACCACCATGATTCAGCAGCTTTTGCGCCGGGGCGTAAAGGGCTATCTGCTCAAAGATGCCGTCACCGAAGAACTGCTGCTGGCCGTGCGCTCGGTCAGTCAAGGCAAATTGTTCCTCAGTCCCACAATCTCTGATACGGTGATGACCATGCTGCTGTCCCCTTCGGATCCTTCCGCAGAACGGATGGCCGATTTGCTGACCCCTCGTGAACGTGAAGTGCTGCAACTGGTAGCGGAAGGCCATACCAACAACGATATGGCCGATATCATGAGCATCAGCGTCAAGACAGTGGAGAAACACCGGGCTAATGTCATGTCGAAGTTACAGGTAAATGATCTGGCTTCCCTGATTCGCGAAGCTATCAAACAAGGGCTGATATTTTGA
- a CDS encoding response regulator transcription factor yields MIRILLAHPSRLVCDSLRTTLDNEKDVYVVGCATTAEELHFLLPHGNVVILGTEMGNATAIDLLADISMTHPQAKTLVLGVDERPESILSYIEAGASGYILQNESIEDTVKKLQAAHQEKAIISPSVAAALMKRLSCLAKLDTPYGYMEARETQLDELTSREEEVLRLLDKGLTNQEIANRLFIECGTVKNHVHNILKKLDVNNRHEAASILKIQQQSSLNLAV; encoded by the coding sequence ATGATCCGTATTTTGCTTGCTCATCCCTCCCGCTTAGTGTGTGATTCATTGCGGACTACTCTGGATAATGAAAAGGATGTATATGTGGTGGGGTGCGCCACGACCGCAGAAGAGCTTCATTTTCTCCTGCCGCATGGCAATGTGGTGATATTAGGCACAGAAATGGGTAATGCAACCGCCATTGACCTGTTGGCCGACATCAGCATGACTCATCCGCAGGCAAAAACCCTGGTATTGGGCGTGGATGAGCGCCCCGAGTCCATTCTAAGTTATATCGAAGCGGGCGCATCTGGTTATATTTTGCAAAACGAGTCCATTGAGGACACGGTAAAAAAATTACAGGCAGCGCATCAAGAAAAAGCGATTATCTCGCCTTCTGTGGCGGCTGCCCTGATGAAACGGTTGAGTTGTCTGGCGAAATTAGATACACCTTACGGTTACATGGAAGCACGAGAAACCCAATTGGATGAATTGACTTCCCGTGAAGAAGAAGTGCTGCGCCTGCTAGATAAAGGTCTGACAAATCAGGAAATCGCCAACCGGCTTTTTATAGAATGCGGTACGGTGAAAAATCATGTCCATAACATTCTGAAGAAGTTAGATGTAAATAACCGGCACGAGGCGGCATCAATCTTAAAAATTCAGCAGCAGTCCAGTTTGAACCTGGCTGTATAA
- a CDS encoding aspartate ammonia-lyase: MITYRMEKDSLGEVKVPAQAYWSAQTQRAIYNSPISGLKQYPAFIWAMALIKRAAAEVNEDLGLFADKNMGDKVVSGTDMAQAIRQAADEVINGRFPDQFVVDPIQAGAGTSHNMNINEVIANRANEILGYPLDAPHKPIHPNDHVNMAQSTNDTIPTAIRLGCLWRLSELQQTLANLALSLEEKAIEFDDVVKSGRTHLQDAVPVRLGQEFGAYARSVRRNSEKIESAAVGLRRLGIGGTATGTGLNADPNYHRRMVAVLQRLSGLELHESDNLFESMQSMADPVHFSGALRTLAQDLIRIANDIRLLASGPSTGLDEIRLPAVQPGSSIMPGKVNPVMAEMLNMAMFQVIGNDLTVMMAGQAGQLELNVMMPIIGYNLYQSMDITINASRVFQEKCVVGIVANRKKAEGWLALNAILVTALNPVIGYEKGAEIAKEAMATNRTVREVVLEKGYLTAEEADRLLDARALT, encoded by the coding sequence ATGATCACATATCGCATGGAAAAAGATTCTCTCGGTGAAGTCAAGGTGCCCGCCCAGGCCTACTGGTCTGCTCAAACGCAGCGGGCGATTTACAATTCCCCTATCAGCGGACTGAAGCAATATCCGGCGTTTATCTGGGCTATGGCGCTCATTAAACGAGCGGCAGCCGAAGTCAACGAAGATTTGGGTTTATTTGCCGACAAAAATATGGGCGACAAGGTGGTTTCCGGCACGGACATGGCCCAGGCCATTAGGCAGGCGGCCGATGAAGTGATAAACGGCCGTTTCCCCGATCAGTTCGTAGTAGACCCTATTCAAGCCGGCGCTGGCACCAGCCACAACATGAACATCAACGAAGTCATCGCCAATCGGGCCAACGAGATACTGGGTTATCCATTGGATGCGCCGCACAAACCGATTCACCCGAACGACCACGTCAACATGGCTCAATCCACCAATGACACCATCCCTACCGCCATTCGCCTGGGTTGTCTCTGGCGGTTGTCGGAGTTGCAGCAAACGTTGGCTAATCTGGCGCTGAGTTTGGAGGAAAAAGCAATTGAATTTGATGACGTTGTCAAAAGCGGCCGTACTCATTTGCAAGATGCCGTACCGGTGCGCCTGGGCCAGGAATTTGGGGCGTATGCGCGCTCTGTGCGCCGCAATAGCGAAAAAATCGAGTCCGCTGCTGTCGGTTTGCGCCGCCTGGGCATTGGGGGCACCGCCACCGGCACCGGACTCAACGCCGATCCCAATTATCATCGGCGCATGGTAGCAGTGCTGCAACGCCTAAGCGGCTTGGAACTGCACGAATCTGACAATTTATTCGAGAGTATGCAGAGTATGGCCGACCCCGTCCATTTTAGCGGCGCTTTGCGCACCCTGGCCCAAGACCTGATTCGTATCGCCAACGACATTCGTCTGCTGGCTTCCGGGCCTAGCACCGGCCTGGATGAAATACGCCTGCCGGCCGTACAGCCCGGCTCTTCCATCATGCCGGGGAAAGTCAATCCCGTGATGGCGGAAATGCTCAACATGGCCATGTTTCAGGTGATTGGCAATGATTTGACGGTGATGATGGCGGGTCAGGCCGGACAATTAGAGTTGAATGTGATGATGCCCATCATTGGCTACAACCTCTACCAAAGCATGGATATTACGATCAATGCCAGTCGTGTTTTCCAGGAAAAATGCGTGGTGGGGATAGTAGCGAACCGCAAAAAAGCGGAGGGTTGGTTGGCGCTAAATGCCATTCTGGTTACGGCGCTCAATCCGGTTATAGGGTATGAAAAAGGAGCGGAAATTGCCAAGGAAGCGATGGCTACCAATCGAACGGTGCGCGAGGTGGTGTTAGAGAAGGGATATTTAACTGCTGAGGAAGCCGACCGGCTGTTAGATGCGCGGGCATTAACTTAA
- a CDS encoding response regulator transcription factor — protein sequence MSKSVIRILVIDDHEMVRKSIMALLSLEPDMQVIGTAENGRKAVQLAKTTEPDVIVMDISMPELDGIQAAGKIQALDISARVIMLSMHYNSVLLQQARKNGASGFILKQQANQELVPAIRAATKGELFL from the coding sequence ATGTCAAAATCTGTAATTCGAATTTTAGTCATTGATGATCATGAGATGGTGCGTAAAAGCATCATGGCCCTGCTGTCGTTGGAACCAGATATGCAGGTGATAGGGACAGCCGAAAACGGCCGTAAGGCAGTCCAGTTGGCTAAAACGACAGAGCCTGACGTGATTGTCATGGATATCTCCATGCCAGAATTAGACGGTATCCAAGCCGCCGGGAAAATCCAGGCTTTGGATATTTCCGCGCGGGTTATCATGCTTTCCATGCACTATAACAGTGTCCTGTTGCAGCAAGCCCGCAAAAATGGCGCTTCAGGGTTCATCTTGAAACAGCAGGCAAACCAGGAGCTTGTTCCTGCCATCCGGGCCGCCACCAAAGGCGAACTCTTCTTGTAG